In Mercenaria mercenaria strain notata unplaced genomic scaffold, MADL_Memer_1 contig_1916, whole genome shotgun sequence, the genomic window ACAGAATTATATCAGCTGATTTAACGTGTCACTTAGTATTTCATTACTGTCAAGATTACTTTCACCtcattgttttattgtattttattgtaattttgttttgccAGCACGAACCAGATAAAActatctttttttgtaaattaatagaAATTTGGCTCAACTTTTATTTGCAGGTTATTTCATGTCGATATGATTTTCCAAACTCAAGTTATAAGTATTTTTGGGCGCTAAAAGAAGcacacttttgttttaatttactttgacgtcgtttgtattgtgACGTAACGTCAATTGTTTTCTATCCGGTTCGTGCCGttgctatatatatttttgagagaaataaAGAAACCTGATGTTTAATGACAGAATATcgggaaaacaaaacaaagttgtTCCCGAAAAAGATATCTCCTCAGTATTGTCAGAAGCTTTGCATTATTTGCAAAGTAAGTCTCCTAGCGTGGGGCAAGTCTTCTCATCGAGTAGCAAGTCCAGgcagtgcagcaagtccagggaGCATAACAAGTCCAGGGAGTGCAGCAAGTCTAGGAAGCGTAGCAAGTTAAGGAAGCGCAGAAAGTCTAGAAAGCGCAGCAAGTCTAGGAAGAGCAGCAAGTCTAGGAAGAGCAGCAAGTccaagaagcgcagcaagtctaggAAGAGCAGCAAGTCCAGGAAGCGAAGCAAGTCCAGGAAGCGCAGAAAGTCCAAGAAGCACAGCAAGTccaggaagcgcagcaagtccaagaagcgcagcaagtccaagaagTGCAACAAGTCTAGGAAGAGCAGCAAGTccaggaagcgcagcaagtccaggaagcgcagcaagtccaagaagcgcagcaagtccaggaagcGCAGCTAGTccaagaagcgcagcaagtctaggAAGCGCAGCATGTCCGAGAAACGTAGCAAGTCCACCGAATGTAGCAAGTCCCTTTCAAGTAattaagacatagtcaccttaagTAGTGAACCCACACAGACAACgtctgacaatttgggggctcgtccgggattttACTACGAAAAGGTTAACAAAGAAAGGCATTATGAATTACGACGAATGGATTAGATTAGGGGAGAGGCTAGGTCTTAAGGGCGGAGATCTAGCAGCATTTGTTAAAGAAAAGGAAGCAGACCTCCTTGCAAGAGAGGAGAGAACACAGCGAAGAGAAGAGGAGAGAAGAATACTAGAGATGCAGCACGAGCTTCAGATAAAAGAAAAGGAGTTAGAAGTTGAACGGATCAAGAGTACGAGGCCGGCTGCAGAGGGGTCCAGCAGAGTGCTGCGTCCGAAACTACCTCGGTACGATGAGGTGTGTGACGATATGGACGCCTACATCGAAAGGTTCGAGAGGTATGCTGTAAGCCAAGGTTGGGAAGAAGAGACATGGGCGATGAGTCTAAGTTCGCTTCTGACAGGGAAAGGTCTTGAAGTATATACGAGCATGTCTCCCGAGGAAGCGTGTGATTATACAGCGCTGAAAACAGCGGTATTGAAGAGATACCAGTTGACTGAGGAAGGATTTCGAACGAAGCTTAGGAGCAGTAGACCAGAGGCAGGAGAGTCCGTTCACCAATATCTTTCTCGATTGAGGAGATACTTCTCACGGTGGACTGAAATGGCACAGGAAGAGCAGTCTTATCAATCATTGTGCGACTTGATGATAAGAGAGCAGTTTATTCAAAGCTGCTCATCTGACCTAGCCATGTTTTTGAAAGAGAGGGCACCGAAGACAATGACAGACATGAGCCAGTTAGCGGAGCAGTACGTGGAGGCACATGGTGGTAGATTGGAGTCCTCGAAACAATCCTCAAGCAGTGCTCCAAAAGGGGAAGACACCGAGCGCCGGAGTGATAAGATGTCTCCacctaatgaaaaaaaaatccctggGAGAGAAGCAAAGACTTGCTTCATCTGTAAGAAGCCAGGTCATCTTGCGAGAGATTGTCGATTTAAGTTACCAAACAGAGAGAGTCCGTGGCAAAAGAACGAAAAGCGAATATCTGCAGCCTGTACACTCGCCGAGCAGAAAGAAGGCCCAGTAAAAGATAATACAAGAAATGGTCAGCTGAGACTAGAAAATGGAGAAGTCCTTCCCATATTTTCATGCGGCTGTACCATAGAGACGATGGAGGGGACAAGAAATCTCGACTTAAGAAGAGGATTTGTTGGCGATAAAGAAGTCAAGGTCCTCAGGGACACGGGTTGCGAGTCGGCTGCAGTGCGGAGAGACTTCGTGCGACCGGAGCAGTACCTAGAAAAGGAGATAGTTATGATTACTATAGATGGACAGGCTAAAGTTGTCCCGTTGGCGAAGATTGACGTGGATACACCGTACTTCGAGGGTGAGATTGAAGTCATGGTTCCAAAGACTCTCATCTGTGACCTAATCATAGGAAACATCCCAGGCGTTAGGGATGTAACAGATCCAGAGTGGACGAGTATCAGAGATAAATCAGAAGCTACTGCTGCAGTGATGACAAGAGCGCAGACCCAGAAAGCAGAGGGACCGATGAAAGCACTACAAGTCCCAGAACCATCCTGTGATAAAGAGGTCAATGTGGACAATCTTAAGAAAGCACAGAAAGAAGATAAGGCCCTAGAAAAGCTTTGGAGCATTGCAGTGGCAGAAGAGAGGTTAAAGACGGCGAGCGGAGCTGAATACAGATATGAAGTTCAGAAGGATGTCTTGTATCGGATATTCAAGAAGACCAATGGACCGAGCGATCGGGAGATAAAGCAAGTGGTTGTGCCAGTTCCATATCGACGGAGAGTAATGGAGCTTGCACACGAGTCCATTGTAGGAGGACATCTCTCTTCACAGAAAACGAGTGATAGGGTCATGACAAGTTTCTACTGGCCAGGCATATGTAGTGATGTGACAAGATTTTGCCGTTCTTGTGATATATGTCAAAGGACAATTCCAAAAGGACGTGTTAGAAGAGTTCCTTTGGGGAAAACGACTATAATAGATGAGCCATTTCACAGAGTTGCTGTAGATTTAATCGGTCCCATAATACTAGCGTCAGAAAGTGGCAATAGATATATACTAACAATAGTAGACTATGCCACACGATATCCGGAAGCCATTGCCTTATCTAGGATCGACACTGAAAGAGTGGCAGAAGTAATGCTGGTGGTATTTTCAAGAGTGGGTTTTCCAAGTGAAGTTCTCAGCGCCCGAGGTAGCCAGTTTACATCAGACTTGATGGACAGAGTGAGTCGCTTGATATCCAAGAAGCAACTCTTCACGACGCCGTACAATCCGCAGTGTAATGGATTGTGTGAACGGATAAACGGGGTCCTCAAAGACATGCAGAGTACCGATGAAGAGACGCAGAAAGCCATGACGaaagaaaatgctgaaattaATCTTGCCTGATTTTATGGAAATATGTATATTCCCTTGAAAGAGGGGCTGTTGTCAAGATTACTTTCACCtcattgttttattgtattttattgtaattttgttttgccAGCACGAACCAGATAAAActatctttttttgtaaattaatagaAATTTGGCTCAACTTTTATTTGCAGGTTATTTCATGTCGATATGATTTTCCAAACTCAAGTTATAAGTATTTTT contains:
- the LOC123538510 gene encoding uncharacterized protein LOC123538510 — encoded protein: MNYDEWIRLGERLGLKGGDLAAFVKEKEADLLAREERTQRREEERRILEMQHELQIKEKELEVERIKSTRPAAEGSSRVLRPKLPRYDEVCDDMDAYIERFERYAVSQGWEEETWAMSLSSLLTGKGLEVYTSMSPEEACDYTALKTAVLKRYQLTEEGFRTKLRSSRPEAGESVHQYLSRLRRYFSRWTEMAQEEQSYQSLCDLMIREQFIQSCSSDLAMFLKERAPKTMTDMSQLAEQYVEAHGGRLESSKQSSSSAPKGEDTERRSDKMSPPNEKKIPGREAKTCFICKKPGHLARDCRFKLPNRESPWQKNEKRISAACTLAEQKEGPVKDNTRNGQLRLENGEVLPIFSCGCTIETMEGTRNLDLRRGFVGDKEVKVLRDTGCESAAVRRDFVRPEQYLEKEIVMITIDGQAKVVPLAKIDVDTPYFEGEIEVMVPKTLICDLIIGNIPGVRDVTDPEWTSIRDKSEATAAVMTRAQTQKAEGPMKALQVPEPSCDKEVNVDNLKKAQKEDKALEKLWSIAVAEERLKTASGAEYRYEVQKDVLYRIFKKTNGPSDREIKQVVVPVPYRRRVMELAHESIVGGHLSSQKTSDRVMTSFYWPGICSDVTRFCRSCDICQRTIPKGRVRRVPLGKTTIIDEPFHRVAVDLIGPIILASESGNRYILTIVDYATRYPEAIALSRIDTERVAEVMLVVFSRVGFPSEVLSARGSQFTSDLMDRVSRLISKKQLFTTPYNPQCNGLCERINGVLKDMQSTDEETQKAMTKENAEINLA